The stretch of DNA GCGAAGAGATCCCCGAAGACGTCGTCTAACCCGGCCATTGATCATACAACCCGTTCCTGCCCGAATAAGCGTTGTGGAGCGTCTGACGCACGTCTGCCGAGTTGCTCCGGTCGTCCGAGCGGACGCCTCGACCCGTCGCCGTCGGTCGATTCCACGCCGTCGGTCGACCCGATGCCGGGACGGCCGGCCCGAGCGAGCCGCCGATTACCCCCCGCGAACCTGCTCGAGCAGGTCGGGCGGCATGCCACAGCCGCAGGGTTCGACCGTCCCGCTCTCCGGAGCGGTGACGACGACGAAGGCGACCGGCTCGCCGCAGCGCGGGCAGGCGGGGACCGGTGCCGGCTCGACGGTGACGCTCGTCACGCCGCCGTCACGATCCGACCCGTCGCCGTCACGACCCCCCTCGTTGCCGCCGCTCATTCGACTCCCCCCGCGATCCCTCGCAATCCGAAAATCGGACTCGAGACTACTCGTATCGGGCGATTCCGCGGTCGTGCGGGATGTTTATATCCCGGTAGTTTGAACGTATGCATGGCTCCTGAACCCTCTCGGGTTAGGAAGCCAGTCTCGGGTGCTTGGGGCACCCGGGACGTTTTGCGGACCGTCCCCGACGGAGACCGGCTTCCGTTCTACTCGTTGACCTGTTGTGACTTATAGCTACTGCTAATTGGTCGAAACTAACGCGGGCCCGGTGATCACCGGCTCCTCGCGTCGCCGGGTACCAGTGGCTCGAGTCGTCGATTTACCGGCTCGTGGCGAACACCGAACGGGACCGGATTCGAACGACGTGAAGACGTGCTCGCGACAGTAGCACAGATGGCTCCGTTGAAATCCACAGCCGCTGATAGTTTGGTAAAGGCGTGCTGAATACAGAGCGCACATATTCAGCAGTGACTCACTGCAATCGTTCGGCAGCCGAATCGGTCAGTATCGAGGATGAGTTCAGCAGAGAGACTTCGTTTCTTTCGGACACTTCCTGCTGAATCACCTGCTCAGTGTAGGTGCGAACCTCATATAGTGTACAGTCGGTGGGGGTCCCGAAAGAGGAATGTCCGCTCGAGAAATCAGCGGCCGTCTTCGTTCACGTTTATGCCGCCACCACTGTCTACAGCGACGGTGTATCCTTCATACTGGAACTGAATACGGAACGCTCCCACTTCTCGGCCCGTGACTGACTGTAACAATGTGTCAAGGGCCTCTGCATCGATCGTTTCATAAAGCGGTGATAACTCAGTAGTGGCGACCTCTTTCATGCCTGCCACTTCTTCGACGATTTGTGTACTTGGAAGGGGCTGGTTCTTTTGGTCGGTGCTCGTCATCTTCCTGAGGGGAAATTAGCCAGCGATAGTTATTAGATGGGCACCGGACATGGTCAGGTGAAATATCGGAACAAACCGTGTACCACCGGATATATCAAAAACATAGATCTCTGGTGGCCCCGGAAACTGCTTCTGTTCCGTTTGTCCTCTGTACTCAGCACGCGAGTGCTGTCAAACGCTACGGATTCCAACAGAGCCGCGCAGATCAAAGATCTGCTGACCTACGAATCGTAGATTCGCAGACAGTGCGCGGGACCGGATTCGAACAACGTGAAGACGTGCTCGCTTCGCTGCGTGCGTCTTCCCTCGTTCGAATCCTCGTCGCGATGCTTCTCCTCGCGGTATCGCTCGGAGAAGCATGCGCGGGACCGGATTCGAACCGGCGGACCCCTACGGGACAGCGTCCTAAGCGCTGCGCCGTTGGCCTGGCTTGGCTACCCGCGCTCACCACCGAGTTTTCACGAATCGAGTAAGTACCTGTCGGTCCGCGCGAGCGCCGTCCCGCGCCCGAACCGTCGGATCGACCCCCCGGTGGTCGGTCCGACCGGTCGTCGACGCTCGAGTGACGCTAGCAGTGCTTCACCGGTTCCTCCGGCGACCAGTCCGGCGGGACGATAAACGTCACGTGCTCCGGATCGCGGAGCTGGTGGAGTTCCGCGGCCTGTTCGGCCAGCGACCGCTCCCGGTACGGCATCTCGAGCCCGCAGCCGGTACAGACGAGTTTGCAGGTTGGCTCTTTCATAGCGAGTGTGCGGACCGCCCCCGATGACGGGTGTGCCACCCTTGGAGCGACACGCGGTTTAGTAGTCGTCTCCTAGTGAAATCGGCGGAGAACGGCCGAATAGCCGAACAATTCGTATCTGAACGTTGCGATCCGTAGTGCACCATTGGCGGGCCCGTCGACGGTGCACCGGTTGCGATCGCCGCGCGACCGTAGGTTTATGCCGGCCGCTCCGATATCCGGTCGTATGCACAGCGCCCGGGATCGCATCGAGTACGAACCGTGGCTCGAGGAACTCGAGGCCGCCGCGGAGCGGCTGGAACTCTCGACGGAGGCGCGATCGTGTGCGGTCGATCTCTTCCTCGCCGACGTCCCTGCGTCCGATCGCTCGAAGCGGGCGGTGCTGGCGGCCAGCCTCTACGCCGGCTCGCTCGTCGCCGGTGACGGCCGCACGCAGGGTGCGGTAGCCGAGGCTGCGGACGTCTCTCGGCTCTCGATCCAGTCCCGATGGAAGGAGTTGCTCGAGGACGCCGGGCTCGAGCCGCCCCGTTGGTAGGAAACCCGTACAACCGACTGTTTCCGCCCGCAGTCGCGGACTGCGGCCGTGTAAGTATACGATACGAGAACGGACACTCCGGTAGGTTCGGATTAGTAATTTCCGCCAGTAACGCGCTTTTCGGCGGTGTGACACCGTCGTCGCGCGAT from Natrinema salaciae encodes:
- a CDS encoding transcription initiation factor IIB family protein — protein: MHSARDRIEYEPWLEELEAAAERLELSTEARSCAVDLFLADVPASDRSKRAVLAASLYAGSLVAGDGRTQGAVAEAADVSRLSIQSRWKELLEDAGLEPPRW
- a CDS encoding HalOD1 output domain-containing protein; its protein translation is MTSTDQKNQPLPSTQIVEEVAGMKEVATTELSPLYETIDAEALDTLLQSVTGREVGAFRIQFQYEGYTVAVDSGGGINVNEDGR